From the genome of Methanobrevibacter thaueri:
GAGTTCCTAAATGAATTCAACGAATTGATAAAAGTAGGATCTCCAGATAAAATAAGAATTGAAGCACCAGCCATTAATTTGAATAAAGAGGAATTGGTTGAGTTAGGTGTTAAAGTTGGTGCTCCAATGAAATTAAGTTACTCCTGTTATAAGGGAGAAGATGAACCCTGCGGCGTTTGTGAGAGTTGTGTGAGGCGAAATAGAGCATTTAAAAAAGTTGGAATATGATTAAAGATTTAATCATATTTTTCCATATCCTTTTTCCATCTTGCATCATCCAAACTTATCTTATTCAACATGCAATCCCTTGCATTGGATACTGACGCGTACATATCGTCAATACTTTCCCTTGATTTTTTATAATTTGCAATGCGGGACCTTTTAAATCCAAAGTTTGCAGCCTCTGAATATGAGTCAATATCCGCTCCGATGTAGATGAATTCCCATTTGTGGTTTTCAATCAGGTTTCTGATTTGCTGTTTGGAGTATTCATGTGATGCGTTTTCATATCCATCAGTCATGATTACAACCAATGCATTGTTGTCGATTTCCTTATCGAGGGTGTTGATGGTTTTTCCGATTGCATCCAAAAGTGCAGTTGATCCTCTTACCCAATATTCCTTGTCGGTTAGTTCTGCCACATCGTGTATTGGTTTTCTTTTGTATAATACTTCGTATTCATGGTCAAAGAGTATGGTTGTCACATAGGTCTCCAAGTCCTTTTCCATTTCTTTTTTAATGAATGAATTGAACCCTCCGATTGTGTCACTTTCGGAACCGCTCATTGATCCGCTCCTGTCCATTATGAATATCAAATCCATAGCTTCCGGTTTTTCAATGGTTGTCATGTTTATCACTTCCTTAGTTATATGTTAGTAAATTGTGTTTAACTTACACACAATATATTAACAACTGGTAGTATATAAATGTTTTGAAAATAAGCATTAAAAAATCAAAAAAAGTTTCCACACTCATCACAATTCCGACAAGAGCGGAAACAAAGTTGAAAAAAAATAATTATTCCAAATCCTCTAAAACCTCAAAGCCTTCCTCAGACAATCTATAAAGACGACCTTTTCTGGATTGTGGATTGAGGCACTCTACAAGGTCCTGTTCCTTAAGTTCCCTTAAAACATTGGATATGTGATTTCTCAAGATTCCGCTGTCGTTGGCAATCTCGGTTGGAATCTTGACATCATCCCCAATGGCCTTCAAGACCTTTACCCTATAAGAGGATCTCTTAACGTATTTTGATTTGTCATTCATAAAAATCATCCCTTTAAAGCTTGTTTCCACAGTTGGTGCAGAACTTATCTCCGTCAGATATGGTCGCACCGCACTTTGGACACTTAGGCTCAGTTTCAAACTTTTCACCGCAATTTGTGCAGAACTTATCGCCCGCCTCAACTTTAGCGCCACATTTTTTACAATGCATTACTCCAGCATCATTTAAATGCGCTTCCTTCAATTCCTCTTTTGGAGTTGGAGTGTTGGCAACAACCGGCTGTGAGTAAAAATCAGCCTGATTTTCAATTTCAACAATCAGCTCATTCATTGCTGCAATCCTTTTTGAATCTGCGGGGTGTGTGGAGAAGAAATCATGCTCATTGGAATTCTGATTTGACATGTCCTGCCAGAAATGAGGGATATGTGAAATGTCATAACCTGCCCAATGGATAATCATCATGCCCAAACGGTCTGCCTCAAGCTCCTGGTCCCTTCCCCATGGATTCATAAGGAGGAATTGTGAACCAACGGTGGCAACATTTGTGGCCGCACGTGTCAGTGAGCCCAATCCTCCCAAACCGACAAGGTCCATAGCAATACTGCCTATCCAAGCGGCTGATGAGATTGCGTTCTGGGCATTTTGAGCGCTGATTCTTGTTCTTGAATGGTCAAGCAACGCGTGTGCCATCTCATGGCCTAAAATAAAGGCAACCTTCTCTTCGGTGTTTGCAACTGATAGAATGCCTGAAAACATCACGATCTTTCCTCCAGGCATGCAGAACGCATTGACGGTATTGTCCGCCACCAAATGAACGTCCCAGTCATAATAATCCTCAACGTAATCAAGCCTTCCAATCCTATCCAGATATGCATTGACTGCATTTATTAGCTTGACTGCAACGTTTATTACAATCTGGCCGTTTTGGGTGTTGTCTAGCAATTGCGCCTGATTGATCATACTATAATATTCATTGTAGGAGTCCTGCAGAAATTTATCGTCATTTACCATGTCAAAATGTTTCTTGCCAGTGAATGGGTTTATTGCACTTCTATCATCTTTTGCCATGATTAAATTTATTAATACTTTGTGTATAAAAACTTTTTCAAAATAGGGGCAAGTCACTGAAGCTATGTTATGGAACAAAAACTATATTTAACAAGTTTTTTATAATATGTTCATTAAATTTAAATTTAAGTAAAGGTGAAAACTATGATGCATAAAATA
Proteins encoded in this window:
- a CDS encoding helix-turn-helix domain-containing protein; this translates as MNDKSKYVKRSSYRVKVLKAIGDDVKIPTEIANDSGILRNHISNVLRELKEQDLVECLNPQSRKGRLYRLSEEGFEVLEDLE
- a CDS encoding M48 family metallopeptidase, encoding MAKDDRSAINPFTGKKHFDMVNDDKFLQDSYNEYYSMINQAQLLDNTQNGQIVINVAVKLINAVNAYLDRIGRLDYVEDYYDWDVHLVADNTVNAFCMPGGKIVMFSGILSVANTEEKVAFILGHEMAHALLDHSRTRISAQNAQNAISSAAWIGSIAMDLVGLGGLGSLTRAATNVATVGSQFLLMNPWGRDQELEADRLGMMIIHWAGYDISHIPHFWQDMSNQNSNEHDFFSTHPADSKRIAAMNELIVEIENQADFYSQPVVANTPTPKEELKEAHLNDAGVMHCKKCGAKVEAGDKFCTNCGEKFETEPKCPKCGATISDGDKFCTNCGNKL
- a CDS encoding vWA domain-containing protein, whose translation is MTTIEKPEAMDLIFIMDRSGSMSGSESDTIGGFNSFIKKEMEKDLETYVTTILFDHEYEVLYKRKPIHDVAELTDKEYWVRGSTALLDAIGKTINTLDKEIDNNALVVIMTDGYENASHEYSKQQIRNLIENHKWEFIYIGADIDSYSEAANFGFKRSRIANYKKSRESIDDMYASVSNARDCMLNKISLDDARWKKDMEKYD